The genomic DNA TTAGCCTTCCCTTACCCGGGAAGACCGGAGGTATCCAAATGAAAAAAACTTTTTTGATGACCCTTTTCTCTCTGTTTGTGCTCGTTGCCGCCGGGTGCACCCCGGGGTATGTAGGCATGTACAAAATCGAACTGCCCGCAGACCAACAAAAGCAAGCGGAAGCACTGGGCATGAATATAGACTGGACTCTCAACCTCAAGAAAGACAAAACGTTCGAAATGAAGGTGATGAATCAAACCATCACGGGGACGTACACCGTGGAAGGAGACGAACTCAAATTGGTGGCGATGAAAGCCAACGATAAACCGCTCTCCGATGCCGAAAAGGCGAACCAGCCCCCCCCTCTGACCATCGAAAAAGACGGTTCTTTGACGATGCCGACACAAACAGGGGCGTCGCTGAAGTTCAAAAAGCAGTAAATAACCTACCTCCTTCCGTGAGCGGAAGGAGGTTTTCGTTCGTCACGAAGAGGATGTTTACGCATCTTCACCCAAGGGCGAGGATATTCATCCGGCGTTCTTTCTGTCTTTTCGAAAATAGGCAGTAAGCGAATCGCTTCGATTGGCTTTACTTCGATTTCGCGAAGTTCGAACAATCGCAAACCCAATTTAGCCGAAGGAAAATCGCGAATCGTATTTCGCTCTCTCGGTGTTCGCAAAGGAACGAACAAACCACGGAGAGCGACGAATGCCGCCGAGATTTCGATTTGAACGGGAAACGGTGCAATCGCTCTACCCGTTACGAAATCGTACGCTTCTCGAAATCGTGATTCATGCGCCGCCTCTTCCGCCCGAGCGACGACGATTTCGTGGAGAACCGGAATCGCCCCCCCACTGCCGAACAACCCTCGTAAAAAATCTGTCGCTTTGCGCGAAGAATCGAGACAAGTAACCCTTACATCGGGGCGCGCAATCGCTATCACCGCTCCCGGAAATCCAGCACCGCTACCGATATCCAGAACTTTCGCATTCTCGGGAATCAAAGGATTGAGCACGAGCGAATCCAAGAAATGCCTCGCCCAGCATTCTTCTTGCGGAACGCGGGTGAGATTCATGCGCGTATTCGCAAGATAAAGTTCTTTTTCGAAAAGTGCGAAGGCTTGCAGTTGCACGTCAGAAAGTTTGAGCCCGTACGCTTCTGCGTGTTCTGCAAGCGCTTTCGCATTCATCAACGATTCGTTTCGCTCTCTTTGGGTTTTTCGATTTCTTTGGGTTTATTGATGCGATTCATCGCGTTCGATATCCCTTCTTTTATAATCCATTCGCATCCGTCCGCTGCTTTCCGAATCGCCTCTGTAATCAATGCCATTTCTTCCGGTTCGAAACGACTCAATACATGTTCCACGCCGCTAATTTCCGGTGAACCGATTCCGATTCTTATACGAGGAAAATCCTCCGTTCCCAAACTTTCGATGATGCTTTTCATTCCGTTATGCGTTCCGGGACCGCCCTTCGGTTTAATGCGCACTTCTCCGACTTCGAAATCCATATCGTCATAAATCACGACAAGCCTTTCGAAAGGAATCGAAAAATGTTTAACCAACGAACTCACAGCACGACCGGAAACATTCATATACGTCATCGGTTTTGCGAGCAAAACGTTCTTCCCGCAAATTTTCCCGAAGCCATAATTCGACTGAAATTTCCATTCGGAGAGTTTTATTCCGTGTCTTTTCGACAACTCATCGATGACCTCGAATCCAACGTTATGGCGAGTGCCTTCGTATTCAGTACCCGGATTGCCGAGACCGATGAAAACCCATTCAGGCTTTTCGATAGGGATTCGTTTCCGAAAAAACCGCACGAAGAGATTATGCCAGGTTAGTTTTCGGGGTCGAAGTTTTGGAGCGGATTGCTCGCAGGCCAGCGAAAGAGCGATGCGCCAGCGGTAAGGAGAAAGACTTGACCTTGTGCGCCTTTAATTTTGTCTTGAACCCAAACCTCATTGAAAGTTTTCGCCCAATGCCAATGGCATTCCGATACGGGCGTCATATCTCCCCAATTTCCTGCGCCTCTATTGGGCCAAGGATTCCACCACCCCCACTCGATTGCCGCATGCCACATCGGCACCCATGTGTAACTAACCCCCGTAGGCAAGAAGCGCGTACCTTCTAAGCGGTCAGTTCCCTTATATTTCCCTGCCTTCGGGTCACTCGGGCAGTGAAAAACATTCGGCTCGTTTACATAAGTGGGAAAAAGGTGACTGAGCCGTTCAGGCATCTTGTCGTCATAATCGCCGCGATAGAGTTGCAGTGCGGCACCGATTTGCTTGAAATATTGGATGCATGCCGATTCTCGACCCTTCGCCTTCGATGCGAGGATGACCGGATAGGTGATTCCCACTAGAACCGCAATAATCGCCAGAGTGACCAGCAACTCGATGAGCGTGAATGCTCGTCGCATCTCATCAATTTGGACTGTTTTGTTTATAAAGCGTTTCGGTGGAGTGCTTTTATACATAGAGGTAGAAAATTACGTCCAAGTCTCAATACGTAAATGTAGACGGGTTGTTCACCCATTTTCGTATGGATTTGTTCAAATCCTCTTTCGTGAGGGAATCGATTTTTTCCAAGAAGAGCGTATCCATTCTCGCCCCTGCACCTTCGAGTTCCCACCAAGCCACCCAAAATGCTTTTTCAGATGCCGAGTGATGTCCGCTTCCGAACGATGAAGAATCATAGGGATTGCTTTCACCAGCAATGTAACATCCCGCTGTATAACGAACTGCTCGCTCCGTTTCCTCTTCCGTAAAACCATTTTTCGAAGAGGTTATCAACTTTTCGAGTTCCTCTGTTCTTTTTCGGGCTTTTTCTAAAGAGTCGGAAGTTTTTCGAAATAGACAATAAAAAATTGCCCAACTTTTATCGTGACGAAAAGAAAATGTAACACCACTCGCATAAGCCCAAGCCATTTTGTAGCGGATATTAGATTGCATTCTGCTCGACTTTCCCCCCCCTATAGCGTTCATAACGACGAGCCACGCAGGAAATTCCGCAGAAGAGACAGGAGGACCCGAAACAGCAACTGCGGAAAGATGGAATTGAGTCGTATCATCCCCTTCCTGCGGACGAGTCGAGGTTTGTCGCTTATTCATGCGAGGGGGGGTACCACTGGAACTGATAGAAGAGTTAAAGCTAACAGAAGATTTCCAATAACCGAAGGATTGATTCAACCGCTTGGCAATTGCTTCCGAAGAGATATTGCCCACTATGCTAAAAGCGATTTGCCCTGGATGAAAGTTTTTGAAATAAAGGCTTTTTGCGTAAGCCTCATTTAGCGACGAGGGGGGTGAGAATTCGATGTTCAATGCCATACGAAAACGAGACAACAGTGAGCGAATCGGGTCGCTGTTGAGAATTCGATGCCTTCGTTGAACCTTCTCCGAAGCAACTCGCAGGTTCTCTTCGGAAAAATCCTGATAAAGAAGCACTTCGGATAAAACACCGATTGCCGTGGAATAGTAAGAAGGAATCGTAACGATTTCGAAGACGATTGCACCGTCTTTGTAAAACACATGCGCATTTCCTCCCAAAAGGTATGTCAATGCGCTTAGCCTTTGCGGGGTGATGTTTTGGGTTTCTTGAATCATCGCTTCCGCAAGAATCTCCATACCCACGATTTCGGAGGGGGGGAGGTTGCTCGTTCGCACAACGGCTTGAACAACTAAATATTCCGAAGAAGCATCCTTTTGCACCAAAACGGGAATGCCGTTGGAAAGTCGAAGAATTTCCAAGGTCGAGAAAAGAGTTACAAAATGGATGGTGCTCATTTCTCCCAAACGATAAAAACTGCATTGTTCGAAGCAAATCGGGAAGCGAAACGTTTCACCGTGTCCAAAGTCAATTCTGAATAGTATTTTTTCGCAGAGAGGCTAACATCATCTTTTCGAAAAAGTGTGGAAAGCCCTAAAAGAAACGCAATGTCTTTCGGAGATTGTGCGATGAGTTTCTCTTGCGCTTGTAAGTATCGCTTTGCGTCGTCGAACTCTTTTTTCGTAATGCCATTTTTTTCTAAATCGTCCAATATCTTTCGCGTTCTCGCCTCGAGGTTTTCTGAATTCGCAAGCCCTTCTCTTACAAACAAAGTTAGAAGGGTTCCGCTTTCGGAAAGGTCGTAATTGAAATGAACATCGAGCCCGGCATTTCGAAAACGTCCGAATCTGCCGCATAACACCTCCATGATGATTCGTGTGGCGAAATACGCTTCAGGGTTATCGAACCCACTCGCCCTGAATCCGATGCCGATAAGCGATTCTTTCCAATGTGACTTCAAAGAACGACGAAGCGGAGTGATCTCAGGCAGAGGGGGAGATGATGGAATGTTTCCTGATGGGAAATTTTCGAATTCGGGTGTTAGGAGTTCGATGGTTTTGCGCGAATCGAATTTCCCTGCTATCACCACGGCGATATTCCCCCCCGTAAGAATTTTTCTTGCTGTTTCGAGCAATTGTCCTTTCGTAACTTCCTTTAATTTCGCAGGATCTCCGCAAGTTCTCAAACTCCACGCACTTTTCGAAAACGCCGCTTCCCAAAGCGCCCATTCCGCCACACGATTGAGGTCTGCTGATTGTAGTGCAATCTCCTCTTCGATGACCTCGATTTCATTTTTTACGAACTGCTCAGAGAATTCATTTCGAAAAAAATCACCGAGGTATTTTATTGCATCGTATAGGGATTCGATCGGTCCCTCGACAACTATTCTTGAAAATTCGCGATATGTAAAAGCGTTTGCAACGCACCCCAACACTTCGAATTTAGAGTCCAAAACACCGAAGGAATCTTTCGAATCCAAATTTCGAAAATAGAGATGTTCCAGGAGGTGATGCAAGCCATTCGTTTCAGGTGTTTCATATACCGAGCCAGCCCGAATGAAAATCTGAGCAGAGAAATAGTTCGCATTGGGAATATTTACGGTAACGATTCTCGTTCCGTTTTTTAAAATATGCTCGCTCTTTTCCGGAGTTTGTGCTTGGACTTGGGAAAAAAGAAGTAAGACGCTAAAAATTAGATTGAATTTCGAGATAAATGTTCTTGACGTTCCTAAACAGAGTTTCGGAACGAGAAAGCTAACGAGAAATCTACAATAACCAAAATGTGCAGGTTTTAGCATGCCTTTTGCATGAGGGAACTTTATCTTTTATAGACGAAGTATGTCCCTTCGCGCGCTTTAGCGATTTCTGTAAAAAGCGTATTTGCGAAATGACTCAGGGCTTTCAAATCCTCTTCTACACTCGCACCGCTCGGAGTTAAGATGAAGCGATAAAACTGCCCATCCACATTCTCCTTCAGCATGAGTTTGGCAAACGTCAAATCGATCGGCATCCAGGATGGGCTGTGCGTAAGCCGGAAGGGAGTCTTGTAAAAATACATCGCCGTGCCCGACTGTGCCTCTCGCTTTACACCCATGATCGTTACAGGAACTTTCCCCCCCATAGCGGGAATTTCTGCATAACTGCGTTTCGGGTCGACGAGCTTCCAACTTTGTGCTTGGAAACAAATCTGCGGGTCATGAAAAGAAAGCCTGTTGTTCCCTGCTACAACGACATATTCGTAGATGCGTCCATCCGGGCCGAAATAACTGTGCCCTACGATTCCGAATGGCTCGAGGATATCGTAGGTACGTTTGTCCATTTTCACTTCGGATGCGTGATTGTAACCTGGGAGCTCGCGCGGCAGGATTTGTTGCATCCAAACTTCTGTTTTCTCCGGATATTCTCGTGGAGTGATAAGAAGCGCCGCACTGCCAGCGACCACGAAGAGGAGCAAAGCCAATTTAACTCGCAGGAGCAACGCTCGGCCTCCTTTCTAAAAGTTTTACGATGTAATGGAGAATGATAAAGCACACGATCAGCGTGATGTAACCGCTGTAGTCATGAAATACCAATCCGACATCGGAATTTTTCCCCCACTCTCTCATTTTCACTGCCCACCATGCTCCTGGATTGATTGTCCCGAACTCTCCCACGATTCCAATCAGCATGATTCGCAAACCGTTTATCAAAAGAGCCAACGGAATCGTAATCGCGAAAAGAAAAATGTCCCTCCAAAGTCCTAAACTGGAAATCATCACGAAAAACGTAGTGAACGCCGTGAGCGAGAGAATGAGTTTGAAGCCACTGCAAGGACCACCGATGTTCAATTCGTAATGGTCCATGAGAATGAGAGTGGGGAATCCATCCGGAATCATGTTTTGAAATCCTACGAGTGAGAGCATCTTCGATGCCACCACCGTAGACATGATCTGAAGACGATTCGTCGTCAAATCGATGATATAACCTAAAAAAGGCATCATAAAAACGAGGAACAAAAACGGAGCCAAACAAATTCTTCCGATATGTTTCCCGAATGCGAAATACACTCCGCCTATCAAAGAAAGAATAAAACCGAAACCGGATATAGACATGTTGCCTATGCTTCGACCTTCGAGTACCATTCCCAAACCGATGATCATCACCGCGAACCCTAACCACGATGAACCGATGGGCTGTTTACGAATTTGCTCACGGCGCATGTAAATTACTGCAAGAGCCATAAACGGCACTAAAATTCCATGCGAATAGTAGCCTTCGTCATCGAACCACATCGGGGGCAAAGAAGTAAGGAAACTCCATCCCAAAAGCAACGCGGCAAAAAGCGCAATAATCAGCCAAGGAAGAATCGCACGAGGAAGACGAATTCCTAAAATCGGGAGGACGACTTCGTCCGTATGCTTTTCTCCCTCTCCATCGGACGAGAGGGGGGGCTCTACTGGGGTTGATTTTATTTCTTTCTTTTCAGTTTCCGGTTTAGCCATTATGAAATTCTTCCCACTATAAAATTCTTTTTCAGTATGCCCCTTCTCCTCGGATAACCGCAAAAGGTGTTTTTAACAGGATTTTCAAATCTAACCAAAAGGACATATGCTCGACATAAAAATCGTCCAAAGCCACCCATTCTTCGAAGGTCGTATCACTGCGACCACAAATCTGCCACAAACAAGTGATTCCTGGCGTTACACTCAAACGTCGTAATGCTTTATCATCGTATTGAGCGACTTCACGCGGAAGAGGGGGGCGAGGACCTACCAAACTCATATCTCCGAACAAAACGTTGAATAATTGCGGAAGTTCGTCCAAACTGTAATGGCGCAAAAACCGACCCAAAGGTGTGACTCTCGGGTCGTTTTTCATTTTAAAAATCGGACCTTCTTTTTCGTTGCTTTTCAACAATTCTTCGAGGCGTTTGTCCGCGTCCACATACATCGAGCGAAATTTCAAAAACTGAAATTCTTTTCCATAGCGTCCTACTCTCGTTTGTTTATAGATAATCGGACCCGGACTGGAGAATTTCACCGCAAGCGCAATGGCAATCAATAAAGGTGAAAGCGCGAGGATGAGCAATGAACTGCCAATGACATCCAACACGCGCTTCCAAAAGTAATAAGGAATTTTAGTGCGCGGAATTCGGTGAGCATAAGACGGAGATACGTTGGTTTCTACTGCCATTGCTCACCTCTTCTAAAGGTTTATTCCTCTTCGTCGCCACCGGGTCTTCCGTATTGCTTCGGTTTGTCCGTAAGTTTCTTTTGTCCCGCTGTGAGCGCTGCTCTCGCCGCTGTAGGATGATAGCGGCTGATTGCAGAAGCGTAGTTGCGACGATAATGCTGGAACGAAGGCGAATCCTCGAGTCTGGTTTTGTTGAGCACCATACCGATGATATTCACGTTCATTCTCTCTAAACTCTTATGGAAATCGTATTCCGCCATAGAAGCGGGGCGACCGGCTTCGTGAACAAGGATTACGTTTTGAACTAACTCTGCCAAAACTAAACTATCGCCAAACGTGCTTCCGGATGGGCTGTCGAATATCACGAAATCTACGCCTTTGCTGATTTGTTCAATCAGTTGCTCCATGGCTTCGCTGTGGAAAAGGCGAACAGGATTGACGGGTGGCTGTCCTGCGGCTAAGAAAAGAAGTCCTTCCACACCCGTTGCCTGTACAACTTGTTCGAGAGAGGCTTGACCGGTGAGAACTTCTGCAAGACCTGCGCGATTTTCTAATCCGAAATGTTCATGCAAACTCGGAGAGCGCAAATCGGCATCTATTAAAAGTACTCTCGACCCGTCGCGTGCCAAGCTTATCGCCAAATTTGCAGCTACAGTCGAACGCCCAGAATTAGGTTCAGCCGCAGCGACCAAAACCCCCGGACCGTTGAGTTTTTCTTTTATCGCCATGAGTTGCGTAGAAAGAATCTGATAACTCGCAGCGAGAGGGGTGGGGGCTTCGAGTTCAGGATTGATTCTTTGCTGCCCACTGCGAGGCAAAGCAGCAAGCACTGGGAATCCCAAACTGTTTTCCGCTTCCAACGGGGTGTAAGTAGATTGGTCGAACTGTCCTAAACTCGCAATCAATGAAATCGCGACTACGGAGGACAAGAAAAAGGCAATTAAAGTTTTTAACACTGTTCTTCTATCCACTTCTTTTACTTGAGGGTCATCCAGGAAATAAAGTCCTCGAATTTCATGTTGTTTTGCACGGATTCTCGCCTCTTCGACCTTTTCTGCTAAGTTCGTAACGGTTTCCGCTTGAGCGCGAATCTCGGCATTTAAACGTGTGAGTTCTTTTTGTATCACGGGCAAGCGGTCTAATTCTGCTTGGAGTTCTGCGACTTCTTTTCTCGAACGTGCAACTTCTGCACGTGCAGCGCTCAACGCTTGTTGAGAAGTATAAACGTTACGAATACGCTCCGATTCCAATTGACCAACTTCGGGATTCGATGAGGTTACGAAATATTTCGGTGTTTCCGATAAAAGTTTTCGGTCACTTTCGAGGGTTTGTTTTGCTTGGATAACAGAAGGGTGATTCGGACCGTATCGCTCTTGTAAAACTTCAAGTGCGGTTTCCGTATTTTTAATTCGACCCAAAATGTCGTTATAAATAGGGTTGGGATTGTTGGCAACTAATTCCACGGGCTCTGTTTCGGGTCTTCCCGCCCAGGATCGCGCATGAGCGAGAGATGCTGCTGCTACCGCTTCATTCTTTAATGCCTCCATCAAGTTCGCTCGCGCGGCGTTGTATCGAGCAACGAGTCCGCTCGTATTCACTTCGAACCCCGCTGCTTGGGGATACATCTCCATGAATTCTTTTTGCTCTTGGAGTTTTTTCTCGTAGATAGCCTTTTGCTCGTTAAGTTGTTCTTCTATAAACCGAACATGTCTTTCTGCAACTTGGTAGTTGAGGTTCGAGTAGTGATGAAGCAGTTTGTCGCGAATCGTTTCAATCACGATTTTCGATTCTTCGAGATTTTTTCCGATATAACTTACAGAAAGAAATTCGGAACCTCGAAGAGGAACAATCTCTACATCGCGGAAGAAACGTCTTTCGGAAACCGTTCCTGCGTCTTTTATCCTCCTCTGAACGAGTTCATCGAATGCCGCTTTCAATACAGAATAAGAACCGACGGTATTCGCAAGGTTAATAACGCGAATTTCTTGTTCGTTCACGCCTCTGCCAAATGCTTGGTCGGGATAAATCGGAGGAATATTGATATCTATGTCGCGTCGGTCCGCAACAGTAATAAAGCCTTCATAAAGGGTGGGGACAATAAACTCCGAATACACGAACGTTCCTAAAGTGATGGGAACGACGATAAGAAAAAGCATCCACCATCGTAGTCTTAGTGATCTTAAGAATTTTCCACGACCCATATAATATGACCTCCTATATCATTAGAACGGTTTGAAGAAGAAGTTCCTTTGCGTGATACTTTGGATAACGAAAACGATGTTTGCAACTTGGCTGAGACGGTTGAAATCTGGGGTTGAAGTCGAAGGGACGTAAACGACATCTCCTGGCTCCAAAAAGGGATTTTGCGAAAAATCATTATCTTTCAAAAACTTAATAAAATTAACTCGGAAACTGTAATATCCTCCCGGCTGAGAAGGGTCTACCCTTTGAATCTGCACAGCCGAAAGTTTTGTCTTATAAGGGATTTCCCCACCAGCGCTCGAAATTGCATCTGCCAGAGTCATATTTTCCCGCCACTCGATAGTTCTCGGTGTTGCCACAGCCCCTATGACGTTTACTTTGTTCATGGTGTCTTCCGGAATGTTCAGAACGTCACCATCTTGCAATTCATAGTTTTGGGAAAGATCGCCACGCTCGAGCATTGCTTTCAAGTCTATCGGAACTTGTTCAACACTTCCCCTACGAATGAGAGTCGCTCGTTTCAATTGCGACCGACCGGGAACGACTCCACCCGCCTGAGCCAATAAAGAGAGCAATCTATCACCTGGTTTGAATTCGTATTGTCCTGGCTTTTGGGCTATGCCTACTACACTGGCGCGAAGAACACGAAACCGAATGATGTTGACACTAACCTTGGGGTCTTTGTAGTATCCCTGGGCGATGAGTTCATTTCGAATATAGTTTTGAACCTCCGAGACGGTTTTCCCTGCAACCTTGATAAAACCCAAAAAAGGATAACTAATCGTTCCGTCCATCCCCACTTGAGCATCCAGGGATAAATCTTGCTCGTTATAGACACGGATAGCAATGATATCTTCCGGTTGGAGGCGGTAGCTTCGCAAATCTGCCTGTGCTAAAACAGATACCGAGCAAACAAAAATAATCAAGAAAAGCGTTGCTTTATACGTTTTTTTAAATAGGTTTCTCATCGGACCTCTCCAGGCAGTCACGGTAGTTTACTTCCCTATCGTCTACCCCTGGAGTAAGGGCACCCGGAACGTTCCACCGCGCTGCTACTGGCATTTATTTTAGCACGACATTCTAAGGGAATAATCGGTTCGTCTCACTTTCTTTCGAGTTCATTAGACGAGTTGACTCCGAATTTCTATGCCATATGCCTTAGAAATGCCTGCGTTTTCCTTCTATTACAACAGTTATCTCCCCACGAAGTTCCCGCAAGCCTCGTGCCAAATCCGAGAGGTTTCCGCGAATCACCTCCTCGTGGACCTTAGTTAGTTCCCTACAAATCGCCACCCTCCGTTCTCCGAGAGTCTCGAATGCTGCATTTAGAGTTTTCTTCACCCTTGTGGGTGCCTCGAAGAAGACGAGGGTGAACGTGGATTCGGAGTAAGGAGATAATTCCCTCCGGATTCCAGCAGGGCTGCGTGGCAGATATCCGAAAAAGACGAACCGTTGCGCGAAGAACCCACTGATCGCCAAAGCTGCCGTTACTGCTGAAGGACCTGGAATAACCTCTACTTTGATCCCCCCTTCTAACGCCCTGTCAACGAGTTCCGCGCCTGGATCGCTAATTACGGGTGTTCCTGCATCCGTAACGTAAGCAACTACTTCTCCATTTTCGATTCGTTCGAGCAATTTGTCGAGGATGCGAGGAAGCGTATGCTCATCGGCTCGAATCAGTGGCGTCTTGAAACCGAATGAGGAAAGGATTTTTGCGGTAACCCTCGTATCTTCAGCCGCAATCACATCCGATGTTTGCAAAGCATGCAGAGCACGCGGGGAAAGGTCTTGAAGGTTTCCGATAGGTGTAGAAACGAGAACTAATTTCCCTTGCTGCTTTCTTTCGGAGGAGCTGAAGTAGGCTTCGGCGGAGTTTTCGCCTTCTCGGGTTGCTTCTTCGCTTCCTGCTTTTTCGCTTCCTCTTCTGCTTTCTTGCGCTCTTCTTCTGCTTTCTTGCGCTCTTCTTCGAGTCGTTTCGCGGCTTCCGCTTCCATGCGTTTTTTCTCTGCCTCGTTTTCTTTCCATTGTTTGAGTTCTTTTTGGATTTCCGCAATGAGTGGCG from Fimbriimonadales bacterium includes the following:
- the rsmI gene encoding 16S rRNA (cytidine(1402)-2'-O)-methyltransferase, with the translated sequence MGNLQDLSPRALHALQTSDVIAAEDTRVTAKILSSFGFKTPLIRADEHTLPRILDKLLERIENGEVVAYVTDAGTPVISDPGAELVDRALEGGIKVEVIPGPSAVTAALAISGFFAQRFVFFGYLPRSPAGIRRELSPYSESTFTLVFFEAPTRVKKTLNAAFETLGERRVAICRELTKVHEEVIRGNLSDLARGLRELRGEITVVIEGKRRHF